From Pelosinus fermentans DSM 17108, the proteins below share one genomic window:
- a CDS encoding response regulator — translation MARILVCDDSAFMRMMLKKVLIDNGHEIVGEAGDGMEAVQLYRHHKPDLITMDITMPKMDGIEAVKHIFEENPLVRIVMVTALGQRSIITDAINAGASDFIVKPFDNIQVIETIKKVLGQ, via the coding sequence GTGGCAAGAATATTAGTCTGTGATGATTCTGCTTTTATGCGCATGATGCTAAAAAAAGTATTGATTGACAATGGTCATGAGATAGTTGGTGAAGCTGGGGATGGCATGGAAGCGGTGCAACTTTATCGGCATCATAAACCGGATCTAATAACGATGGATATTACCATGCCTAAAATGGATGGAATAGAAGCAGTCAAACATATTTTTGAGGAAAATCCTTTGGTTAGAATTGTAATGGTAACTGCGCTTGGGCAAAGATCGATTATTACGGATGCGATTAATGCCGGTGCATCAGATTTTATTGTAAAGCCTTTTGATAATATTCAAGTCATTGAAACAATTAAGAAAGTTTTAGGGCAGTAA
- a CDS encoding ABC transporter substrate-binding protein → MKRSIKIITILLLVLFMTACSQSPATHDTASNGPAWAPAVSPLPQETVVKVGMKQVVSDAGILIGTAKNYYKDLGIKIEPVQFNTGQEMINQLAAGQLDVGATVTSSGLFNAMSRDIPIKIVADKGINLPGQGYYRLVIRKDLTDTIKDYKDLRNKKIAIVGTASLDEIALSRVLQKGALTTNDVDIQVIRSFPDMLVSFGNKSIDAAMIIEPFVTLSINKDLADPWKDPVDYDPDAQTALLVYGTSMTKNPAVANRFMTAYIQSLRDYNDGFVKNKNRTEIIDILCKYSVIKDPALYEKMFPTGLNPNGYVRTKGILLDLDWYKENNLLQSDIKYEDAVDNQYVDFAVKTLGTYQ, encoded by the coding sequence ATGAAACGCAGCATAAAGATCATAACAATACTATTACTGGTACTCTTCATGACTGCCTGCAGCCAAAGTCCGGCTACACACGATACAGCAAGCAACGGTCCTGCTTGGGCACCAGCAGTATCACCATTGCCTCAAGAAACAGTTGTCAAAGTGGGCATGAAACAAGTTGTATCTGATGCAGGCATACTGATTGGCACGGCTAAGAACTATTACAAAGATCTAGGCATTAAAATCGAACCGGTACAATTCAATACTGGACAGGAAATGATCAACCAATTAGCTGCTGGCCAACTAGATGTGGGCGCTACCGTTACATCTTCAGGATTATTTAACGCCATGTCTCGTGATATTCCTATAAAAATCGTTGCTGATAAAGGCATCAACCTTCCCGGACAAGGTTATTATCGGCTAGTAATCCGCAAAGATCTAACAGATACAATAAAAGATTATAAAGATCTGCGAAATAAAAAAATTGCCATTGTTGGTACGGCCTCTCTTGATGAAATTGCGTTATCTAGAGTGCTACAAAAAGGAGCCTTAACTACGAATGACGTTGATATTCAGGTAATCCGTTCTTTTCCTGATATGCTGGTATCCTTCGGTAATAAAAGCATTGATGCAGCTATGATCATCGAACCTTTTGTCACTCTTAGCATAAACAAAGATTTGGCTGATCCCTGGAAAGACCCCGTGGATTATGACCCCGATGCCCAAACAGCCTTGTTAGTCTATGGAACAAGTATGACAAAAAACCCCGCTGTAGCTAACCGTTTTATGACTGCTTACATACAGTCATTGAGAGACTACAATGATGGTTTTGTTAAAAATAAAAATAGAACAGAGATCATTGATATTCTCTGTAAGTACTCAGTAATTAAAGACCCTGCCTTATATGAAAAAATGTTTCCCACAGGCTTAAATCCGAATGGGTATGTTCGCACAAAAGGCATTCTCTTGGATTTGGATTGGTACAAGGAAAATAACTTATTACAATCAGATATAAAGTATGAAGATGCCGTAGATAATCAATATGTCGATTTTGCAGTAAAGACCTTAGGAACATATCAATAA
- a CDS encoding ABC transporter permease — MIKQEYSSLLIRILSILSPLSILILWEVMARVHIIDTRLLSSPSLILHAFIPLLLSGELLYNTAVSVQRVIWGFLAGSAPGIVLGIGMGLSPLIRSAFEPMIAATYPIPKLALMPLILLVFGLGETSKIFTIAIGVFYLVVINTMAGVLSIDKIYLDVAQNFGASRKNFYLTVALPGALPMIFAGLKLGMGMALILIVAAELSAAKAGVGWMIWRAYDMFAIEQMFIALITLSLLGYVFSLLLDMLENWVLPWKKQV; from the coding sequence ATGATTAAGCAAGAATATTCTTCGTTACTCATTCGAATACTGTCCATATTATCCCCATTGAGCATTCTCATTCTCTGGGAGGTCATGGCTCGTGTTCATATTATTGATACCCGTTTATTATCCAGCCCCAGCCTAATACTACATGCTTTCATTCCGCTTCTGTTGTCTGGTGAGTTATTATATAACACTGCCGTTAGTGTACAACGGGTGATATGGGGTTTTCTAGCTGGTTCTGCCCCCGGCATAGTATTGGGTATTGGCATGGGTTTATCTCCTTTAATCCGTTCAGCTTTTGAACCGATGATTGCTGCCACATACCCGATTCCCAAACTAGCTCTAATGCCCCTAATTTTATTAGTGTTTGGGCTGGGCGAAACTTCTAAAATTTTCACAATTGCAATTGGTGTTTTTTATTTAGTTGTAATCAACACCATGGCCGGGGTATTAAGCATTGATAAAATTTATTTAGATGTAGCACAAAATTTTGGCGCCAGCCGTAAAAACTTTTATCTTACCGTTGCTCTTCCCGGTGCTCTTCCGATGATTTTTGCAGGGTTAAAACTCGGCATGGGTATGGCTTTAATTCTAATTGTAGCAGCCGAACTTTCTGCCGCAAAAGCCGGGGTCGGCTGGATGATATGGCGAGCCTATGACATGTTTGCTATCGAGCAAATGTTTATAGCACTCATCACACTATCCCTTCTTGGCTATGTATTTTCTTTACTCCTTGATATGTTGGAAAATTGGGTTCTTCCATGGAAAAAACAAGTCTAA
- a CDS encoding ABC transporter ATP-binding protein, producing MAYEKESISVTNLSKIFNTNSGQITALQDISLSIGEGEFFCIVGPSGCGKTTLLRILAGLDSSSGGTITIKPTNIDRPVNSMVFQEQSIFPWMTVIDNVSYGLRMRNIPKKERYEIARHYIEMIGLSKFTHAYPSQLSGGMKQRVSVARAFANDPEILLMDEPFGALDEQNRILLQHELLRIWEETRKTTVFITHSIDEALCLGDRIMVMSANPGMIKTIVTNDLPRPRKISEIRTSLQYNQLFQSIWLILRDEVTNSKNNSFT from the coding sequence ATGGCCTATGAGAAAGAAAGCATCTCAGTCACAAATCTTAGTAAAATTTTCAATACGAATTCTGGTCAAATCACAGCCTTACAAGATATTTCACTATCCATCGGCGAGGGAGAATTTTTCTGCATTGTAGGACCCAGCGGTTGTGGTAAAACAACGCTGCTTCGCATACTAGCAGGGTTGGATAGTTCTTCTGGCGGCACTATCACTATCAAGCCAACCAATATAGATCGTCCTGTCAATTCTATGGTTTTTCAAGAACAATCGATATTCCCTTGGATGACAGTGATCGATAATGTTTCATACGGATTACGCATGCGCAATATACCCAAAAAGGAACGGTATGAAATAGCCAGACATTATATAGAAATGATTGGTCTTAGTAAATTTACTCATGCCTATCCCTCCCAATTATCGGGTGGTATGAAGCAGCGGGTCAGCGTAGCCCGCGCTTTTGCTAACGATCCTGAAATCCTATTAATGGATGAACCCTTCGGAGCGCTGGATGAACAAAATCGCATCCTCCTGCAGCATGAATTATTAAGAATCTGGGAAGAAACAAGGAAAACGACGGTTTTCATCACCCATAGTATCGATGAAGCATTATGCTTAGGAGATCGAATCATGGTAATGAGTGCCAATCCAGGCATGATTAAAACAATCGTTACTAACGATCTCCCCCGGCCTCGAAAGATATCTGAAATACGCACTTCACTACAATACAATCAGTTATTCCAGTCCATTTGGCTGATTCTAAGAGATGAAGTAACAAATAGTAAAAATAATTCTTTCACATAA
- the pyrE gene encoding orotate phosphoribosyltransferase produces MKEEEVKQLFIDTGAILEGHFLLTSGLHSPQYVEKFQVLQYPEHTAKLCKALAERFVQDQVELVIGPVTGGILLAHEVGKNLGTRAIFTERENGKMTLRRGFVIQPGERVLIVEDIITTGGSVQEVLDVVREHGGIPVGVGILVDRSGGKVDFGVPHQALLHLDVQTYQSEDCPSCAQNLPITKRGSRKL; encoded by the coding sequence ATGAAGGAAGAGGAAGTAAAGCAGTTATTTATCGATACAGGTGCCATCCTGGAAGGTCATTTCTTATTGACTTCTGGTTTGCATAGCCCACAATATGTAGAAAAATTTCAAGTACTGCAATATCCAGAACATACAGCTAAATTATGCAAGGCATTGGCAGAAAGATTTGTTCAGGATCAGGTCGAATTAGTAATCGGTCCTGTAACTGGTGGGATTTTATTAGCTCATGAAGTGGGGAAGAACTTAGGAACTCGTGCGATTTTTACCGAGCGGGAAAATGGAAAAATGACTTTGCGGCGAGGATTTGTCATTCAGCCTGGTGAACGAGTATTAATTGTAGAAGATATTATTACAACAGGTGGTTCAGTACAAGAAGTTCTTGATGTTGTTAGAGAGCATGGCGGGATTCCTGTAGGAGTAGGTATATTAGTAGATCGCAGCGGGGGTAAAGTTGATTTTGGTGTACCTCATCAAGCATTGTTGCACCTGGATGTACAAACGTATCAATCGGAAGACTGCCCTTCATGTGCTCAAAACCTGCCAATAACAAAACGCGGCAGTCGAAAATTATAA
- the pyrF gene encoding orotidine-5'-phosphate decarboxylase — protein sequence MSCDQRLIVALDVHNMETVQQLVEQLGDSVSYYKVGMELFYSVGSQVITYLRQQNKDIFLDLKLHDIPNTVGQGLATLTQLGATMLNVHASGGLAMMQTAARVVKNKADEIQVQRPKLIAVTVLTSMNADEWSALRYNADLSQQVIHLSQLAQKAGMDGVVASPQEAAQIQAVCGNEFIIVTPGIRPSGATIDDQSRIATPARALKNGAHHLVIGRPITAAANPKQAVKDILREMREQA from the coding sequence ATGAGTTGTGATCAGCGCTTAATAGTAGCCTTGGATGTACATAACATGGAGACCGTACAGCAACTTGTGGAACAGTTAGGGGATAGCGTGAGCTATTATAAAGTTGGTATGGAACTTTTTTATAGTGTAGGAAGTCAAGTAATTACCTATCTTCGTCAGCAGAATAAAGACATATTCTTAGATTTAAAGCTGCATGATATACCGAATACAGTCGGACAAGGATTGGCGACTCTAACGCAGTTGGGTGCAACTATGCTTAATGTTCATGCTTCAGGCGGATTAGCTATGATGCAAACGGCAGCAAGAGTGGTAAAAAACAAGGCTGATGAGATACAAGTGCAGCGTCCCAAATTAATTGCCGTGACAGTTTTAACGAGTATGAATGCAGATGAATGGTCAGCTCTTAGATATAATGCAGATTTATCGCAGCAGGTGATTCATTTATCTCAATTAGCGCAAAAAGCAGGAATGGATGGAGTAGTGGCCTCTCCTCAGGAAGCTGCGCAAATTCAGGCTGTATGTGGTAATGAATTTATCATTGTTACACCTGGCATAAGGCCTAGTGGTGCAACGATTGATGATCAAAGCCGCATTGCTACGCCAGCAAGAGCTTTAAAAAATGGTGCGCATCATTTGGTAATCGGTAGACCGATTACTGCTGCGGCAAACCCAAAGCAGGCTGTGAAGGACATTTTACGAGAAATGAGGGAACAAGCATGA
- a CDS encoding dihydroorotate dehydrogenase, with product MSVGDSDMLGVTIAGIKMKTPVMTASGTFGFGLEYKDFVNLNKIGAVVVKGTTLLPRSGNQGRRIAETPAGMLNSIGLENPGVDEFLSEILPRLKEYDVPVIVNISGNTVEEYGELAARLNVADVAGVELNISCPNVKEGGIAFGTNCDSASAVVKQVKSNTDLPVIVKLSPNVTDIVAMAQSVEDAGADAISLINTLLGMSIDIHKWRPVLGNVVGGLSGPAVKPIAVRMVWQVARAVKVPVIGMGGIVTAVDAIEFMLAGASAVAVGTANFINPCAAQSVADGMKDYIKQRGLSHVSELVGKVNL from the coding sequence ATGAGCGTCGGAGATAGTGATATGCTTGGCGTAACCATTGCAGGAATTAAAATGAAAACACCTGTTATGACCGCATCTGGGACTTTTGGCTTTGGGTTAGAATATAAGGACTTTGTCAACCTGAATAAAATTGGTGCAGTCGTTGTGAAAGGCACAACTCTATTGCCCAGGTCCGGCAACCAGGGACGGCGAATAGCTGAGACTCCTGCTGGTATGCTAAATTCTATCGGTTTGGAAAATCCGGGGGTAGATGAATTTTTATCTGAGATATTGCCACGCTTAAAAGAGTATGATGTACCAGTTATCGTCAACATTTCAGGTAATACAGTTGAAGAATATGGTGAATTGGCTGCTCGCCTCAATGTAGCTGATGTTGCTGGTGTAGAACTCAATATTTCCTGCCCTAACGTAAAAGAGGGAGGGATAGCTTTTGGTACTAACTGTGATAGTGCCTCAGCAGTAGTAAAACAAGTAAAAAGCAATACCGATTTACCGGTGATCGTAAAATTATCTCCGAATGTAACTGATATTGTCGCTATGGCCCAGTCTGTAGAAGACGCTGGAGCCGATGCAATATCCCTTATTAATACCTTATTAGGCATGTCGATTGATATTCATAAATGGCGTCCTGTACTAGGAAATGTAGTAGGAGGATTATCTGGACCAGCAGTGAAGCCGATCGCGGTACGCATGGTATGGCAAGTTGCTCGGGCGGTAAAGGTTCCGGTTATTGGTATGGGCGGTATTGTAACAGCAGTGGATGCTATTGAATTTATGCTGGCAGGTGCTAGTGCTGTAGCCGTGGGAACAGCGAACTTTATCAATCCTTGCGCTGCCCAGTCTGTGGCAGATGGAATGAAGGACTATATAAAACAGCGTGGTTTATCTCATGTAAGTGAACTGGTAGGTAAAGTGAATCTATAA
- a CDS encoding dihydroorotate dehydrogenase electron transfer subunit, with protein sequence MPKMVVEARIVRNTEIGVNVKELVLYAPEIAVQAVPGQFLHVRVADSYYPLLRRPLSISGADHITGTVSTIYRVVGQGTACLAALTSKDSVDCMGPLGNGFVIHGQRPLLVGGGMGLAPLLFLAGALCPRPIEILMGGRTKEEMFWADMFHNKCDAIHITTDDGTLGSCGVTLDLLPDVLKSGAFDVIYTCGPRIMMKGVAKAAKTYNIPCQVSLEEYMACGIGGCLSCTCAGKDGLRKKVCTDGPVFWAQEVIS encoded by the coding sequence TTGCCTAAGATGGTGGTTGAGGCCCGGATTGTGCGCAATACAGAGATCGGTGTTAACGTCAAAGAGTTAGTGCTATATGCACCTGAAATTGCAGTGCAGGCTGTACCAGGTCAATTTCTCCATGTTAGGGTAGCGGATTCCTATTATCCTTTATTGCGCCGTCCTCTTAGTATTTCAGGTGCCGATCATATAACTGGTACGGTAAGTACCATATATCGTGTAGTTGGTCAAGGCACTGCCTGTCTGGCGGCTTTGACTAGCAAAGATTCTGTGGATTGTATGGGACCATTGGGTAATGGATTTGTCATACATGGTCAACGTCCGCTATTAGTTGGAGGGGGAATGGGACTGGCGCCACTGCTATTTTTAGCTGGCGCCTTATGTCCACGCCCTATAGAAATACTAATGGGCGGCCGTACCAAAGAAGAGATGTTTTGGGCGGATATGTTTCATAACAAGTGTGATGCGATCCACATTACCACAGATGATGGTACATTAGGCAGTTGTGGTGTAACCTTAGATCTTTTGCCAGATGTATTAAAAAGTGGTGCTTTTGATGTGATTTACACCTGTGGCCCCAGGATTATGATGAAGGGTGTAGCGAAAGCTGCTAAGACCTATAATATCCCTTGTCAAGTATCTTTAGAAGAATATATGGCTTGTGGTATTGGTGGTTGTTTATCCTGCACTTGTGCTGGGAAAGATGGATTGCGAAAAAAGGTTTGTACAGATGGTCCGGTTTTTTGGGCACAGGAGGTGATATCATGA
- the carB gene encoding carbamoyl-phosphate synthase large subunit codes for MPKKKYLKKVMVIGSGPIVIGQAAEFDYAGTQACRALKEEGLEVVLVNSNPATIMTDTNVADRVYIEPLTPDFLEAIIAKERPDGLLATLGGQAGLNLAVNLYENGVLANFNVELLGTSLEAIKKAEDRELFKATMQSIGQPVPESITVEDVESACEFARKIGYPIIVRPAYTMGGAGGGIVNSESELIDVVIRGLKYSMIGQVLVERSVAGWKEIEYEVMRDAADNCIVVCNMENFDPVGIHTGDSIVVAPSQTLSDHEYQMLRTASLKIIRELGIEGGCNAQYALDPHSNQYYVIEVNPRVSRSSALASKATGYPIAKVASKIAIGYHLDEIQNAVTKKTMACFEPTLDYLVVKFPRWPFDKFMFADRILGTQMKATGEVMSIDRSFEGALLKAVRSLEIGVNHLQIPEMANLSTEDVHKKLNIANDERIFMIAEALRREISVDEIHKITNVNTFFLNKIKGIVAMEVLLQTQEITSERMLKAKKMGFTDKTIAALSGSSTEEIRSSRKAQNIVPSYKMVDTCAAEFEAATPYYYSTYAQEDEVTVSHKRKVMVLGSGPIRIGQGVEFDYCSVHSVWALREMGLESIIVNNNPETVSTDFDTSDRLYFEPLTPEDVMNIIDKEKPEGVIVQFGGQTAINLAGPLAKAGVKVLGTSVDSIDRAEDRERFDELLEQNNIPRPKGSTVTNGIDAVIEANKIGYPVVVRPSYVLGGRAMEIVYTEEELKDYMTRAVKASPEHPVLVDRYMQGTEVEVDAISDGKDVFIPGIMEHVERAGVHSGDSIAVYPTKTLSQEVIATIVDYTTRLAVGLNVKGLINIQYVVVEAQVYVIEVNPRSSRTIPFLSKVTDVPMVNVATRVAMGESLISLGYKSGLLPAKPYTAVKAPVFSFSKMQQVDISLGPEMKSTGEVMGIDYHYARALYKAITGAGMNVPEYGTVLFTVADKDKQEGGELAKCLADLGYHLVATGGTARHLQSLGLSVTLVDKVHEHKPDIIQMIKTGKINMVINTLTHGKEPERDGYKIRRATVEHAIPCFTSMDTAKAVVEVLTFMRERRLSYVLAIQDYVGGGDSLA; via the coding sequence ATGCCGAAAAAGAAATACCTTAAAAAAGTAATGGTAATTGGATCTGGTCCAATTGTAATTGGACAAGCGGCGGAGTTTGATTATGCAGGTACACAAGCTTGCCGTGCTCTAAAAGAAGAGGGATTGGAAGTCGTGTTGGTCAACAGTAATCCAGCTACGATTATGACAGATACCAATGTTGCAGACCGTGTATATATAGAGCCTTTAACTCCTGATTTTCTAGAAGCGATTATTGCGAAAGAACGGCCCGACGGTCTCTTGGCAACCTTAGGTGGTCAGGCAGGGCTTAATTTGGCTGTCAATTTGTATGAGAATGGTGTACTGGCCAATTTTAATGTAGAACTACTGGGGACTTCATTAGAAGCTATTAAAAAAGCTGAGGATCGTGAACTGTTTAAAGCAACAATGCAATCCATCGGTCAGCCTGTTCCAGAGAGTATCACCGTAGAAGATGTAGAAAGTGCTTGTGAATTTGCCCGGAAGATTGGCTATCCGATCATTGTGCGCCCTGCTTACACTATGGGAGGCGCCGGTGGTGGTATCGTGAATAGCGAAAGTGAACTGATTGATGTCGTTATTCGCGGGCTAAAGTATAGTATGATTGGTCAAGTGCTCGTTGAACGCAGTGTCGCTGGCTGGAAAGAAATTGAATATGAAGTCATGCGGGATGCGGCAGACAATTGTATTGTAGTGTGTAACATGGAAAACTTTGACCCTGTAGGCATTCATACGGGAGATAGTATTGTAGTAGCTCCGTCACAAACTCTTAGCGACCACGAGTATCAGATGCTGCGAACTGCATCACTGAAGATTATTCGAGAATTGGGAATTGAAGGTGGCTGCAATGCACAATACGCTCTTGATCCTCATAGCAATCAATACTATGTTATTGAAGTAAATCCTCGGGTAAGCCGTTCAAGTGCCTTGGCTTCAAAAGCCACTGGTTATCCCATTGCGAAAGTGGCTAGTAAGATTGCGATTGGCTATCATCTTGATGAAATACAAAATGCAGTTACCAAAAAAACAATGGCCTGCTTTGAACCAACATTGGATTATTTGGTAGTTAAATTTCCCCGCTGGCCTTTTGACAAATTTATGTTTGCCGATCGAATCTTAGGTACGCAGATGAAAGCTACCGGAGAAGTAATGTCTATCGATCGCTCATTTGAAGGTGCCCTGTTAAAAGCAGTACGTTCTTTGGAAATTGGAGTCAATCATTTGCAGATTCCCGAAATGGCTAACTTATCAACTGAAGATGTACATAAAAAATTGAATATAGCCAACGATGAACGTATATTTATGATCGCAGAAGCATTGCGCAGAGAAATTTCAGTGGATGAAATTCATAAAATTACAAATGTAAATACTTTCTTTTTAAATAAGATCAAAGGCATTGTTGCGATGGAAGTACTGCTGCAAACGCAAGAGATTACTTCGGAACGTATGCTAAAAGCCAAAAAGATGGGTTTTACAGATAAAACAATTGCGGCATTGTCTGGTAGTTCCACTGAAGAAATTCGATCTTCCCGTAAAGCGCAAAATATAGTGCCTTCTTATAAAATGGTAGATACTTGCGCAGCTGAGTTTGAAGCGGCTACGCCTTATTATTACTCAACTTATGCGCAAGAAGATGAAGTAACAGTGTCTCATAAGCGTAAAGTAATGGTATTAGGTTCAGGGCCCATTCGTATTGGTCAAGGGGTAGAATTTGATTATTGTTCGGTGCATTCAGTCTGGGCGCTTAGGGAAATGGGGCTGGAATCGATTATTGTAAATAATAATCCAGAAACGGTAAGTACTGACTTTGATACATCCGATCGCCTATACTTTGAACCTCTTACTCCAGAAGATGTAATGAATATTATTGATAAAGAAAAGCCTGAAGGCGTTATTGTGCAATTTGGCGGTCAGACGGCGATTAATTTAGCCGGTCCTTTAGCAAAAGCTGGTGTCAAGGTATTGGGCACCAGTGTAGACAGTATTGATCGTGCAGAAGATCGGGAGAGATTCGATGAGCTCCTTGAACAAAATAATATACCACGGCCAAAAGGATCTACAGTGACAAATGGGATAGATGCAGTTATAGAAGCAAATAAAATTGGCTACCCAGTAGTGGTTAGACCTTCTTATGTATTAGGCGGGCGAGCTATGGAAATTGTCTATACAGAAGAAGAGCTAAAAGACTATATGACCAGAGCGGTAAAAGCATCGCCAGAGCATCCAGTGTTAGTGGACCGTTATATGCAAGGCACAGAGGTGGAGGTAGATGCCATCTCTGATGGTAAAGATGTCTTTATCCCGGGTATCATGGAACATGTGGAACGAGCCGGGGTTCATTCAGGGGATAGCATTGCTGTATATCCAACGAAAACCTTGTCCCAGGAAGTTATTGCTACTATTGTGGATTACACCACTAGGCTGGCAGTGGGACTTAATGTAAAGGGACTTATTAATATCCAATATGTAGTAGTCGAGGCGCAGGTATACGTAATTGAGGTAAATCCACGTTCCAGTCGTACCATTCCTTTCTTAAGTAAAGTAACAGATGTGCCAATGGTAAATGTGGCCACTCGTGTAGCAATGGGAGAAAGTCTTATCTCCCTTGGATATAAGTCTGGTTTGCTGCCAGCTAAGCCTTATACAGCAGTAAAAGCGCCTGTATTCTCTTTTTCGAAGATGCAGCAAGTAGATATCTCCTTAGGGCCAGAAATGAAGTCTACTGGTGAAGTCATGGGAATTGACTATCACTATGCCAGGGCGTTATACAAAGCAATCACTGGTGCGGGTATGAATGTACCTGAATATGGTACTGTATTATTTACCGTAGCAGATAAAGATAAGCAAGAAGGCGGAGAACTTGCTAAGTGCCTGGCAGATCTTGGATATCATCTGGTAGCTACTGGCGGAACAGCAAGACACCTGCAATCCTTAGGCTTATCTGTTACTCTTGTAGATAAAGTGCATGAACATAAACCTGATATTATACAAATGATTAAAACAGGAAAAATTAACATGGTTATTAATACATTGACTCATGGTAAAGAACCAGAACGAGACGGATATAAGATCCGTAGAGCAACGGTAGAACATGCTATTCCTTGTTTTACTTCCATGGATACTGCTAAAGCGGTAGTAGAGGTTTTAACTTTTATGCGAGAACGTCGTTTATCTTATGTTTTAGCAATACAAGATTACGTTGGTGGAGGGGATAGTCTTGCCTAA
- the carA gene encoding glutamine-hydrolyzing carbamoyl-phosphate synthase small subunit yields the protein MKGKLILEDGSVFYGTLVGDSTAVGEVVFNTGMTGYQEILTDPSYCGQIVALTYPLIGNYGVADLFQQSRKSFVRGFIISELCEEPSNYQCENTLIQYLTENEIPCIYGVDTRAITRRIRSNGTMKGVIVPEDVSEEVIKKYFDLVPAMKEVQEVTTPEVYVMENSGPHIVVMDFGIKRNILNSLHNLGCKLTVLPADATSEEILKLNPDGIFLSNGPGDPKDVPYAIETIKELIGKKPIFGICLGHQLIALALGADTYKMKFGHRGSNQPVKNLLTGRVHITSQNHGYAVEESSLENIDVLITHRSVNDNTVEGMRHKKLPVFSVQYHPEASPGPDDNTYLFDEFMALLPKGV from the coding sequence ATGAAAGGAAAACTTATATTAGAAGATGGGTCTGTGTTTTACGGTACATTAGTAGGAGACAGTACTGCTGTTGGTGAAGTGGTATTTAATACAGGGATGACGGGTTATCAAGAAATTTTAACAGACCCTTCTTATTGTGGACAAATCGTAGCCTTAACGTACCCCTTGATTGGAAATTATGGTGTAGCAGATTTGTTCCAGCAATCAAGAAAATCTTTTGTAAGAGGTTTTATTATTAGCGAGCTTTGTGAAGAGCCCAGCAATTATCAATGTGAAAATACGTTGATACAATATTTGACAGAAAATGAAATTCCTTGCATATATGGAGTAGATACTCGGGCCATTACCCGGCGTATTCGTTCAAATGGGACGATGAAAGGTGTTATTGTCCCAGAGGATGTTAGTGAAGAAGTAATAAAAAAATATTTCGACCTAGTACCCGCTATGAAAGAAGTACAGGAAGTAACCACTCCAGAGGTTTATGTGATGGAGAATAGTGGACCTCATATTGTGGTAATGGATTTTGGCATAAAACGAAATATTTTAAATTCCCTTCATAATCTTGGCTGTAAATTAACGGTTTTACCAGCAGATGCAACTTCTGAGGAAATTTTAAAGCTGAATCCGGATGGTATATTTTTATCAAATGGACCGGGAGATCCTAAAGATGTGCCTTACGCGATAGAAACGATAAAAGAATTAATTGGTAAGAAACCGATATTTGGTATTTGCTTAGGCCATCAGCTGATAGCCTTAGCCTTGGGTGCCGATACTTATAAAATGAAGTTTGGTCATCGAGGTTCCAACCAGCCTGTAAAGAACTTATTGACAGGCAGAGTGCATATTACATCCCAAAACCATGGATATGCGGTAGAGGAATCTTCTTTAGAAAATATAGATGTATTGATCACTCATCGATCTGTAAATGATAATACTGTAGAAGGGATGCGTCACAAAAAATTACCAGTATTTTCGGTGCAGTATCATCCGGAAGCATCGCCAGGGCCCGACGATAATACCTATTTGTTTGATGAATTTATGGCGCTGTTGCCGAAGGGAGTATAA